The Rhodobacter sp. CZR27 genome includes a window with the following:
- a CDS encoding ectoine utilization protein EutA yields MTDPIVATRPPRLDPRPVPHRIGLIALATDHTTEVDFARILAPAGVGIYVNRIPFANPVTPATLRAMEADLAEGAALILPGEDLDAVVYGCTSASVCIGDGAVRAQVARGKPGCPVVTPISGTLNGLRAMGARRISVLTPYFVETTRPMAAMFEAEGFAIDRLTCLNMADDRDMARVALDDLVQLAREATDPASEATFISCTAVRAASVIDRIEAATGRPALSSNHAAAWEVARRIGIVDALAPGHLMTLGLPA; encoded by the coding sequence ATGACCGACCCCATCGTCGCTACCCGCCCGCCGCGGCTTGACCCGCGGCCGGTGCCTCACCGGATCGGGCTGATCGCGCTGGCCACCGACCACACGACCGAGGTCGATTTCGCCCGCATCCTCGCGCCGGCCGGGGTGGGGATCTATGTCAACCGCATCCCCTTCGCCAATCCGGTGACGCCCGCGACCTTGCGGGCGATGGAGGCCGATCTGGCCGAGGGTGCGGCGCTGATCCTGCCGGGCGAGGACCTTGACGCGGTGGTCTATGGCTGCACCTCGGCCTCGGTCTGCATCGGCGACGGGGCGGTGCGGGCGCAGGTGGCGCGCGGCAAGCCGGGCTGTCCGGTGGTCACCCCGATCTCGGGCACGCTGAACGGCCTTCGCGCGATGGGGGCGCGGCGGATCTCGGTGCTGACGCCCTATTTCGTCGAGACGACCCGCCCGATGGCCGCGATGTTCGAGGCCGAGGGTTTTGCCATCGACCGGCTCACCTGTCTGAACATGGCCGACGACCGCGACATGGCGCGGGTTGCGCTGGACGATCTGGTGCAACTGGCCCGCGAGGCGACCGACCCTGCGTCCGAGGCCACCTTCATCTCCTGCACCGCGGTGCGGGCGGCCTCGGTCATCGACCGGATCGAGGCGGCGACGGGGCGGCCGGCGCTGTCTTCGAACCACGCCGCCGCGTGGGAGGTCGCCCGCCGCATCGGCATCGTGGACGCACTGGCGCCCGGTCACCTGATGACGCTGGGGCTGCCGGCATGA
- the ehuD gene encoding ectoine/hydroxyectoine ABC transporter permease subunit EhuD, giving the protein MEWDWAFVAEIMPVLLQGLRLTLLVTLLSAVVAAVLGLVFAIARRSPRRWIARPVGFGVDFIRGTPLLVQLYFIFYVLPDAGVLLPPLVAGVIGMGLHYATYAAEVYRAGIENVPRGQWEAARATNLTAAQTWRHVIVPQAIPPMIPALANYLIAMFKETPLLSAITVLELMNQAKSVANSSYRYVEPMTLVGLLFLAMSLVSVVLLRWLERRYGRLAK; this is encoded by the coding sequence ATGGAGTGGGACTGGGCCTTCGTCGCCGAGATCATGCCGGTCCTGCTGCAGGGGCTGCGGCTCACCCTGCTCGTCACGCTGCTCTCGGCGGTGGTGGCGGCGGTGCTGGGATTGGTCTTCGCCATCGCCCGCCGCTCGCCGCGCCGCTGGATCGCCCGCCCCGTGGGGTTCGGGGTGGACTTCATCCGGGGCACCCCGCTTCTCGTGCAGCTCTACTTCATCTTCTACGTGCTGCCCGATGCGGGTGTCCTGCTGCCCCCACTGGTCGCCGGCGTGATCGGGATGGGCCTGCACTATGCCACCTATGCCGCCGAGGTCTATCGCGCGGGCATCGAGAACGTGCCCCGCGGCCAGTGGGAGGCGGCGCGCGCCACCAACCTGACTGCGGCCCAGACATGGCGGCATGTGATCGTGCCGCAGGCGATCCCGCCGATGATCCCGGCGCTGGCCAACTACCTGATCGCCATGTTCAAGGAGACGCCGCTGCTGTCGGCGATCACGGTGCTGGAACTGATGAACCAGGCGAAGTCGGTCGCCAATTCCAGCTACCGCTATGTCGAGCCGATGACGCTGGTGGGCCTGTTGTTCCTCGCCATGAGCCTCGTCTCGGTCGTCCTGTTGCGCTGGTTGGAGCGCCGCTACGGAAGGCTTGCGAAATGA
- the ehuC gene encoding ectoine/hydroxyectoine ABC transporter permease subunit EhuC — protein MTDWSGYLTLIVEGALMTAQLTLYGSALALAVAFAAGLARLSRFFAVRALATTYIEFFRGTSIFVQLFWVYFVLPFAGITLSPMAAGVLALGLNVGAYGAEVVRGAVLSVPKDQVEATVALNLTRFQRMRHVILPQALPLMLPTFGNNAIELLKATAVVSLISLPDMTFQAQVVRAQTGSTLLPFLTILVLYYAMATAIGGGVRYLERRATRGLDVVR, from the coding sequence ATGACCGACTGGTCCGGATATCTGACCCTGATCGTCGAGGGGGCGCTGATGACGGCGCAACTCACCCTCTACGGCTCGGCGCTCGCCCTGGCGGTCGCCTTCGCGGCGGGCCTCGCGCGGCTGTCGCGCTTCTTCGCGGTGCGGGCGCTTGCCACGACCTACATCGAGTTCTTCCGCGGCACCTCGATCTTCGTCCAACTGTTCTGGGTCTATTTCGTGCTGCCCTTCGCCGGGATCACGCTGTCGCCGATGGCGGCGGGGGTGCTGGCGCTTGGCCTGAACGTGGGCGCCTACGGTGCCGAGGTCGTGCGGGGCGCGGTCCTGTCGGTGCCGAAGGATCAGGTCGAGGCGACGGTTGCGCTGAACCTGACCCGGTTCCAGCGGATGCGCCACGTCATCCTTCCGCAGGCGCTGCCCCTGATGCTGCCGACGTTCGGCAACAACGCGATCGAGTTGCTGAAGGCCACTGCCGTCGTCTCGCTGATCTCGTTGCCCGACATGACCTTTCAGGCGCAGGTGGTGCGGGCGCAGACCGGCAGCACGCTGCTGCCGTTCCTGACGATCCTCGTGCTGTACTACGCGATGGCCACGGCGATCGGCGGCGGGGTGCGGTATCTGGAACGCCGCGCGACGCGCGGCCTCGACGTGGTGCGCTGA
- the ehuB gene encoding ectoine/hydroxyectoine ABC transporter substrate-binding protein EhuB, protein MKKALLTLALLAAPAAVAADTLDDLKEQGFARIAIANEPPFTAVAADGTVSGAAPDVAREVFKRLGVPEVVASISEYGAMIPGLQARRHDAITAGLFMKPERCQAVAYSEPILCDAEAFLLPKGNPKGFRSYADIAADSSATIGAPGGGTEEKLALEAGVPRERVIVVPDGQSGLKMLQDGRIDVYSLPVLSISDLMAKAADPNLEMLAPVEGAPVYCDGAAFRKQDTALRDAFDVELAKMKESGEFAKLIEPYGFSAEAAKSTSRAELCGE, encoded by the coding sequence ATGAAGAAGGCTCTTCTGACGCTCGCGCTGCTTGCCGCTCCGGCTGCGGTCGCGGCGGACACTCTGGACGACCTCAAGGAACAGGGCTTTGCCCGCATCGCCATCGCCAACGAGCCGCCGTTCACCGCGGTTGCGGCCGACGGCACGGTGTCGGGTGCCGCGCCCGACGTGGCGCGCGAGGTCTTCAAGCGGCTGGGCGTGCCCGAGGTGGTGGCCTCGATCAGCGAATACGGCGCGATGATCCCCGGCCTTCAGGCTCGCCGCCACGACGCGATCACCGCGGGCCTCTTCATGAAGCCCGAGCGCTGCCAGGCCGTCGCCTATTCCGAGCCGATCCTCTGCGATGCCGAGGCGTTCCTGCTGCCGAAGGGCAACCCCAAGGGCTTCCGGTCCTACGCCGACATCGCGGCCGACTCTTCGGCTACCATCGGCGCCCCCGGCGGCGGCACCGAGGAGAAGCTGGCGCTGGAGGCGGGCGTCCCGCGCGAGCGGGTGATCGTGGTTCCCGACGGCCAGTCGGGCCTGAAGATGCTGCAGGACGGCCGGATCGACGTCTATTCGCTGCCGGTGCTGTCGATCTCGGACCTGATGGCGAAGGCCGCCGATCCGAACCTCGAGATGCTGGCCCCCGTCGAGGGTGCGCCGGTCTATTGCGACGGCGCTGCCTTCCGCAAGCAGGATACGGCGCTGCGCGACGCCTTCGACGTGGAATTGGCGAAGATGAAGGAGTCGGGCGAGTTCGCGAAGCTCATCGAGCCCTACGGCTTCTCGGCCGAGGCCGCGAAATCGACCAGCCGCGCCGAGCTTTGCGGCGAATGA
- the ehuA gene encoding ectoine/hydroxyectoine ABC transporter ATP-binding protein EhuA → MTQPIIRIDHLEKSFGSLKVLDGLSFDVMPGEKLALIGPSGSGKTTILRILMTLETISGGHVEVCGEQLFHMRRNGVERPADEAHLHHMRRHIGMVFQHFNLFPHKCVLDNITLAPILTKGEPRATAERRAMDLLDMVGLADKARAMPSQLSGGQKQRVAIARALALQPRIMLFDEITSALDPELVEEVLLVMKRLASETDMTMLLVTHEMGFAHEFADRVLFFDRGRIVEQGPPEQIFTRPTHERTQTFLRKIIAAGHRV, encoded by the coding sequence GTGACGCAGCCGATCATCCGCATCGATCACCTTGAGAAATCCTTCGGCAGCCTGAAGGTTCTCGACGGCCTGTCGTTCGACGTGATGCCGGGCGAGAAGCTGGCGCTGATCGGGCCCTCGGGCTCGGGCAAGACGACGATCCTGCGCATCCTGATGACGCTCGAGACCATCAGCGGCGGCCATGTCGAGGTTTGCGGCGAGCAGCTGTTCCACATGAGGCGCAACGGGGTCGAGCGGCCGGCCGACGAGGCGCACCTGCACCACATGCGCCGCCACATCGGCATGGTGTTCCAGCACTTCAACCTGTTTCCCCACAAATGCGTGCTGGACAACATCACGCTGGCGCCGATCCTGACCAAGGGCGAGCCGCGCGCCACGGCCGAGCGGCGGGCGATGGACCTGCTCGACATGGTGGGCCTTGCCGACAAGGCTCGCGCCATGCCCTCGCAGCTGTCGGGCGGCCAGAAGCAGCGCGTCGCCATCGCCCGCGCGCTCGCCCTTCAGCCGCGCATCATGCTTTTCGACGAGATCACGAGCGCGCTCGACCCCGAACTGGTCGAGGAGGTGCTGCTGGTCATGAAGCGCCTCGCTTCCGAGACCGACATGACGATGCTTCTCGTGACCCACGAGATGGGCTTCGCCCACGAATTCGCCGACCGCGTGCTGTTCTTCGACCGGGGCCGCATCGTGGAACAGGGACCGCCCGAACAGATCTTCACCCGTCCGACGCACGAACGAACCCAGACCTTCCTGCGCAAGATCATCGCCGCAGGGCATCGCGTCTGA
- a CDS encoding PLP-dependent aminotransferase family protein, whose protein sequence is MPNPATLSRPAYLSLAEQFARAIEAGQLPPGARLPPQRKLADQLGLSLQTVSRAYDELIRRGLIQGEVGRGSFVLGPGAEARQPYLPERPGEVIDLSILKPVVEAMHMERMREGFAWLADNLATSSALSFRPNMVMPQHRAVAVDWLTGLGVPAETSGVVLTNGATPAITAAVMSAAPPGSGIAAAALTHHTLKPLCTYLGLHLEGLAIDAQGLIPAALDEAARRGQIRAVYLQPNVINPLAMMMPADRRAELVEVIRRHDLAIIENDILNAMIPDRAPAFATLAPERTLYICGFTKITVPGLRLAYLHAPPRYATAAANRHLVSNWMATPPMADLLSHWVKDGTVAGLAAWQARAMADRHALAREVLGAQMPVCHPNSLHLWLPLPEGWTEEAFVEQARFMGLGVAAGHAFRANDKASPQAIRVSLGSTRAEDLRRGLSLIAGLLKDTPEPPLPTI, encoded by the coding sequence ATGCCAAATCCCGCCACCCTGTCGCGACCCGCCTATCTTTCGCTGGCCGAGCAATTTGCCCGCGCCATCGAGGCCGGGCAGCTGCCGCCGGGCGCGCGCCTTCCCCCGCAGCGGAAACTGGCCGACCAACTGGGCCTGTCGCTGCAGACGGTCAGCCGGGCCTATGACGAGCTGATCCGGCGCGGGCTGATCCAGGGCGAGGTGGGGCGGGGCTCCTTCGTGCTGGGTCCAGGGGCGGAGGCGCGGCAGCCCTACCTGCCCGAGCGGCCGGGCGAGGTGATCGACCTGTCGATCCTGAAGCCGGTGGTCGAGGCCATGCATATGGAGCGGATGCGCGAGGGTTTCGCCTGGCTGGCCGACAACCTCGCGACCTCCTCGGCCCTGTCCTTCCGGCCGAACATGGTCATGCCGCAACACCGGGCCGTGGCGGTGGACTGGCTGACCGGTCTGGGCGTGCCGGCCGAAACCTCGGGCGTCGTGCTGACCAACGGCGCCACCCCGGCGATCACCGCCGCCGTGATGAGCGCGGCGCCCCCCGGCTCCGGGATCGCGGCCGCCGCGCTGACGCACCACACGCTGAAGCCGCTCTGCACCTATCTGGGCCTGCATCTCGAGGGGCTGGCGATCGACGCGCAGGGCCTGATCCCGGCCGCGCTGGACGAGGCCGCGCGCCGCGGCCAGATCCGCGCGGTCTATCTTCAGCCCAATGTCATCAACCCCTTGGCGATGATGATGCCCGCCGACCGCCGCGCCGAACTGGTCGAGGTGATCCGCCGGCACGATCTTGCGATCATCGAGAACGACATCCTGAACGCGATGATCCCCGACCGCGCGCCGGCCTTCGCGACGCTGGCGCCCGAGCGCACGCTGTATATCTGCGGCTTCACCAAGATCACGGTTCCCGGACTGCGGCTCGCCTATCTCCACGCCCCGCCGCGCTATGCCACCGCCGCGGCGAACCGGCATCTGGTGTCGAACTGGATGGCGACGCCGCCCATGGCGGACCTGCTGTCGCATTGGGTGAAGGACGGCACCGTGGCGGGGCTTGCCGCCTGGCAGGCGCGCGCGATGGCCGACCGCCATGCCCTTGCGCGCGAGGTTCTGGGGGCGCAGATGCCGGTCTGCCATCCCAACAGCCTCCATCTCTGGCTGCCGCTGCCCGAGGGCTGGACCGAGGAAGCCTTCGTCGAGCAGGCGCGCTTCATGGGTCTGGGTGTGGCCGCGGGCCACGCCTTCCGCGCCAATGACAAGGCGTCGCCGCAGGCGATTCGCGTCTCGCTCGGATCGACCCGCGCCGAGGACCTGCGGCGGGGGCTGTCGCTGATCGCGGGCCTTCTGAAGGACACGCCCGAGCCGCCGCTGCCCACGATCTGA
- a CDS encoding Lrp/AsnC family transcriptional regulator, with protein MKLDTIDLRILEAVQKDGRITKLRLAEVVGLSPTPCWLRLRKLEQSGLIAGYHARLAPRRVAAFATVLVEVTLANHRQADFDRFERAIAARPEVLACWSVGGGVDYILKVVARDIDAYQRLVDGLLAEEVGIDRYFTYIVTRTVKEDGPLPMSLFAAT; from the coding sequence TTGAAGCTGGATACAATCGACCTGCGCATCCTCGAGGCCGTGCAGAAGGACGGGCGCATCACCAAGCTCCGGCTGGCCGAGGTGGTGGGGCTGTCGCCCACGCCCTGCTGGCTCAGGCTGCGCAAGCTCGAGCAGTCGGGCCTGATCGCGGGCTACCACGCCCGGCTGGCGCCGCGCCGCGTGGCGGCCTTCGCCACCGTGCTGGTCGAGGTCACGCTGGCCAATCACCGGCAGGCCGATTTCGACCGGTTCGAGCGTGCGATCGCCGCCCGGCCCGAGGTGCTGGCCTGCTGGTCGGTCGGGGGCGGCGTCGACTACATTCTCAAGGTGGTGGCGCGAGATATCGACGCCTACCAGCGGCTGGTCGACGGCCTGCTGGCCGAGGAGGTCGGGATCGACCGCTACTTCACCTACATCGTCACCCGCACCGTCAAGGAGGACGGCCCGCTTCCGATGTCGCTCTTTGCCGCGACGTAG
- a CDS encoding NAD-dependent succinate-semialdehyde dehydrogenase yields MNARPIQTTHPALSRLTDRALFRTLGHVNGRWTAAPDAADFAVTDPASGALVARVARLGPAETDAAIAAARVAFPGWRDRLPQERAAILRRWAGLMLAGTEDLALIMTLEQGKPLDESRGEIVYAAEFLDWYAGEALRSNVEGVTPHLPDVEMIVRREALGPVGVVTPWNFPSAMITRKVAAALAAGCTTVVHPSAETPLSALALAELAERAGLPAGVMNVVPGEAADIVGQMCADPRLAALSFTGSTAIGRLIAERAAPSLKRLVMELGGHAPMLVFADADLDRAVELAMAAKFATSGQDCLAANRIYVERPILPAFTERFAQRIAGLKVGPGLDPGTQIGPLMHARALAKVAAQVEDALARGARLVTGGHAHPDLPLAYMPTLLAGAPDDALIHREETFGPVASLIAFDTEAEVIARANATDYGLAAYVVTRDSARALRVARALEFGMVAVNRVKITGGPVPFGGWKQSGLGREGSRHGMEAFTELKYLCIDTAA; encoded by the coding sequence ATGAACGCCCGACCGATCCAGACGACCCACCCCGCCCTGTCCCGCCTGACCGACCGCGCGCTGTTCCGCACCCTTGGCCATGTGAACGGCCGCTGGACCGCCGCGCCCGACGCGGCGGACTTCGCCGTGACCGATCCCGCCAGCGGCGCCCTCGTGGCGCGCGTCGCGCGGCTGGGACCGGCCGAGACCGACGCCGCCATCGCAGCCGCGCGCGTCGCCTTCCCCGGCTGGCGCGATCGCCTGCCGCAGGAGCGGGCGGCCATCCTGCGCCGCTGGGCCGGGCTGATGCTGGCCGGGACCGAGGACCTCGCGCTGATCATGACGCTCGAGCAGGGCAAGCCACTGGACGAAAGCCGCGGCGAGATCGTCTATGCCGCCGAATTCCTCGACTGGTATGCCGGCGAGGCGCTGCGGTCCAACGTCGAGGGCGTGACGCCCCATCTGCCCGACGTCGAGATGATCGTCCGGCGCGAGGCGCTGGGTCCGGTGGGCGTGGTCACGCCCTGGAACTTCCCCAGCGCGATGATCACCCGCAAGGTGGCCGCCGCGCTGGCCGCGGGCTGCACGACCGTCGTGCATCCCAGCGCCGAGACGCCGCTTTCCGCGCTGGCGCTGGCGGAACTGGCCGAGCGTGCCGGCCTTCCGGCAGGCGTCATGAACGTGGTGCCGGGCGAAGCCGCGGACATCGTCGGGCAGATGTGCGCCGACCCGCGGCTTGCCGCGCTGTCCTTCACCGGCTCGACCGCGATCGGCCGGCTGATCGCCGAGCGTGCAGCCCCCAGCCTGAAGCGGCTGGTGATGGAGCTGGGCGGGCACGCGCCGATGCTGGTCTTTGCCGATGCCGACCTCGACCGCGCGGTGGAGCTTGCGATGGCGGCCAAGTTCGCCACCTCCGGGCAGGACTGCCTTGCCGCGAACCGCATCTATGTCGAGCGCCCGATCCTTCCGGCCTTCACCGAACGCTTCGCGCAGCGGATCGCCGGCTTGAAGGTCGGGCCGGGCCTTGATCCCGGCACGCAGATCGGGCCGCTGATGCATGCCCGCGCGCTGGCGAAGGTCGCGGCCCAGGTCGAGGATGCGCTGGCACGCGGGGCGCGGCTGGTCACGGGCGGGCATGCCCATCCCGATCTGCCACTGGCCTACATGCCGACCCTGTTGGCCGGCGCGCCCGATGACGCCCTGATCCACCGCGAGGAAACCTTCGGACCCGTGGCCTCGCTCATCGCGTTCGATACCGAGGCCGAGGTGATCGCCCGCGCCAATGCCACCGACTACGGGCTGGCAGCCTATGTCGTGACGCGCGACAGTGCCCGCGCCCTCAGAGTTGCCCGGGCGCTGGAGTTCGGGATGGTGGCGGTAAACCGGGTCAAGATCACCGGCGGCCCCGTTCCCTTCGGCGGCTGGAAACAGTCCGGCCTCGGGCGCGAAGGCTCGCGTCACGGAATGGAGGCCTTCACCGAACTGAAATACCTCTGCATCGATACGGCCGCCTGA
- a CDS encoding aspartate aminotransferase family protein: MLDRDNDLNAWDRDHFFHPSTHMGTHARGESPRRMITGGEGCRITDAAGRESLDAFAGLYCVNVGYGRTEIAEAIAEQARQLAYYHAYVGHGTEASVTLARMIIERAPETMSRVYFGLSGSDANETNIKLIWYYNNVLGRPEKKKIISRWRGYHGSGLMTGSLTGLSLFHAQFDLPLSPVLHTEAPYYFRREDRSQTEEQFSAHCADRLEDLILAEGPDTIAAFIGEPILGTGGIVPPPKGYWAAIQAVLKKYDILLVADEVVTGFGRLGTMFGSVHYGMEPDLITIAKGLTSAYAPLSGSIVSQRMWEVLVEGSDRFGPIGHGWTYSAHPVCAAAGVANLKLIDELDLVRNAAETGAYFRAALADALSGHVHVGEVRGDGLMAAVEFVEDRDDRRFFDPARKVGPAVSAALLDNGVIGRAMPQGDILGFAPPLCMTREDADIVVDATRKAVGSVLG, encoded by the coding sequence ATGCTCGACCGCGACAACGACCTGAACGCCTGGGACCGCGATCATTTCTTTCATCCCTCGACGCATATGGGGACCCATGCCCGCGGCGAGAGCCCCCGCCGGATGATCACCGGCGGCGAGGGCTGCCGCATCACCGACGCCGCGGGGCGCGAAAGCCTCGACGCCTTTGCCGGGCTCTATTGCGTGAACGTGGGCTACGGCCGGACCGAGATCGCCGAGGCCATCGCCGAGCAGGCCCGCCAGCTGGCCTATTACCACGCCTACGTCGGCCACGGCACCGAGGCCAGCGTCACGCTGGCGCGCATGATCATCGAGCGCGCCCCCGAGACCATGAGCCGGGTCTATTTCGGCCTGTCCGGATCGGATGCCAACGAGACCAACATCAAGCTGATCTGGTATTACAACAACGTCCTCGGCCGCCCGGAGAAGAAGAAGATCATCAGCCGCTGGCGCGGCTATCACGGCTCGGGCCTGATGACCGGATCGCTCACCGGGCTGTCGCTGTTCCATGCCCAGTTCGACCTGCCGCTTTCGCCGGTGCTGCATACCGAGGCGCCCTATTACTTCCGGCGCGAGGACCGCAGCCAGACCGAGGAACAGTTCAGCGCCCATTGCGCGGACAGGCTCGAGGACCTGATCCTTGCCGAAGGCCCGGACACCATCGCCGCCTTCATCGGCGAGCCGATCCTCGGCACCGGGGGCATCGTGCCGCCGCCGAAGGGCTATTGGGCGGCGATCCAGGCGGTCCTCAAGAAATACGACATCCTGCTGGTGGCCGATGAGGTGGTGACGGGCTTCGGCCGCCTCGGCACCATGTTCGGCTCGGTCCACTACGGGATGGAGCCCGACCTGATCACAATCGCCAAGGGGCTGACCTCGGCCTATGCGCCGCTGTCGGGGTCCATCGTCTCGCAGCGCATGTGGGAGGTGCTGGTCGAGGGATCGGACCGCTTCGGGCCGATCGGCCACGGCTGGACCTATTCGGCCCATCCGGTCTGTGCCGCTGCGGGTGTGGCTAACCTCAAGCTGATCGACGAGCTCGATCTCGTGCGCAACGCGGCCGAGACCGGCGCCTATTTCCGCGCCGCGCTGGCCGATGCGCTTTCGGGCCATGTCCATGTCGGCGAGGTGCGGGGCGACGGGCTGATGGCTGCGGTCGAATTCGTCGAGGACCGCGACGACCGCCGCTTCTTCGACCCGGCAAGGAAGGTGGGGCCCGCGGTTTCGGCCGCGCTGCTGGACAACGGGGTCATCGGCCGCGCCATGCCGCAGGGCGACATTCTCGGGTTCGCGCCACCGCTCTGCATGACGCGGGAGGATGCGGATATCGTGGTGGACGCGACCCGGAAGGCCGTGGGGAGCGTTCTCGGCTGA
- a CDS encoding diguanylate cyclase: MVDLLHLVNSTAMMAMIALIYGIVQRRAWAKPLRHGLLGATFGLGAVFSMLQPLYDHAGTIADARTLFLGFAGAFLGPVGAIVALLVGTAGRLVIGANQSAAMGILAMALAGTFGLLWIPVRRWLDLNGVAGMLLLGSMISLALAALFFVPLSPDVAPRTGLISLLAGYNLAGSLILGGLLHRERRIATREREALHSAATDPLTGLLNRRSFEDRYRAADDRPGSRGTSLLLVDLDHFKSINDTFGHSAGDEILRIAAQKLKAEVRDCDSVLRIGGEEFAVLLPDTPAADAERVGERLCLAMRLSCAVEGAGTISITASIGGTWCRRKSADLARLSRAADEALYAAKRQGRNRAVFHRNTLT; this comes from the coding sequence ATGGTCGATCTACTGCACCTCGTGAACAGCACGGCCATGATGGCGATGATCGCGCTCATCTACGGCATCGTGCAGCGGCGGGCCTGGGCGAAGCCGCTGCGTCATGGACTTCTCGGCGCCACCTTCGGCCTCGGCGCCGTCTTCTCCATGCTGCAGCCGCTCTACGATCATGCCGGCACGATCGCAGATGCCCGCACGCTGTTTCTGGGCTTTGCCGGGGCGTTCCTCGGCCCGGTGGGGGCCATCGTCGCCCTGCTCGTTGGCACGGCCGGCCGCCTTGTCATCGGCGCCAACCAGTCTGCCGCGATGGGGATCCTCGCGATGGCGCTCGCCGGCACCTTCGGCCTTCTGTGGATCCCGGTGCGCCGCTGGCTGGACCTGAACGGGGTTGCCGGCATGCTGCTGCTGGGCTCCATGATCTCGCTTGCGCTGGCGGCGCTGTTCTTCGTTCCCCTGTCGCCGGACGTGGCCCCTCGCACGGGGCTGATCTCCCTCCTGGCCGGCTACAACCTGGCCGGCTCGCTGATCCTGGGCGGCCTGCTGCACCGCGAGCGCCGCATCGCAACGCGCGAGCGCGAGGCCCTGCACTCAGCCGCCACCGACCCCCTGACCGGCCTTCTCAACCGGCGGAGCTTCGAGGACCGCTACCGGGCGGCGGATGATCGGCCGGGCTCGCGCGGCACCTCGCTGCTTCTGGTCGATCTGGACCATTTCAAGTCGATCAACGACACCTTCGGTCACTCGGCGGGTGACGAGATCCTGCGGATCGCGGCGCAGAAGCTGAAGGCCGAGGTGCGGGATTGCGACAGCGTGCTGCGGATCGGGGGCGAGGAGTTCGCCGTCCTTCTGCCGGACACTCCGGCGGCCGACGCGGAACGCGTGGGCGAGCGTCTGTGTCTAGCCATGCGCCTGTCCTGCGCGGTCGAGGGGGCCGGCACCATCAGCATCACCGCAAGCATCGGCGGAACCTGGTGCCGGCGGAAGTCCGCGGACCTCGCGCGGCTCAGCCGCGCCGCCGACGAAGCGCTGTATGCCGCCAAGCGACAGGGTCGCAACCGGGCGGTATTCCACCGGAACACGCTGACCTGA